From Elephas maximus indicus isolate mEleMax1 chromosome 1, mEleMax1 primary haplotype, whole genome shotgun sequence, a single genomic window includes:
- the CCDC167 gene encoding coiled-coil domain-containing protein 167 isoform X2, whose product MTKKKRENLGVALEIDGLEEKLSQCRRDLEAVDNRLHRAELSPEARRSLEKEKNSLMNKVSNYEKELKLLRQENRKNMLLSVAIFILLTLIYIYWTIHTG is encoded by the exons ATGACTAAAAAGAAGCGGGAGAATCTGGGCGTCGCTCTAGAG ATCGATGGCCTGGAAGAAAAGCTGTCCCAGTGTCGGAGGGACCTGGAGGCTGTGGACAACAGGCTCCACCGGGCAGAGCTGAGCCCAGAGGCCAG GaggtctctggagaaggagaaaaacagCTTGATGAATAAAGTTTCCAACTATG AGAAAGAGCTGAAGCTGCTTCGGCAAGAGAACCGGAAGAACATGCTGCTCTCTGTGGCCATCTTCATCCTCCTGACCCTCATCTACATCTACTGGACCAT TCACACAGGCTGA
- the CCDC167 gene encoding coiled-coil domain-containing protein 167 isoform X1: MFVNLTSAIKTPQVSDLSTCAQLPLVMKHLLNRRHSPHRAGLGQLYWAVTCWDNQSTFRIPSPTDGSSQDLFIQLICYLLRSQSWKNGRHSRKERRQIDGLEEKLSQCRRDLEAVDNRLHRAELSPEARRSLEKEKNSLMNKVSNYEKELKLLRQENRKNMLLSVAIFILLTLIYIYWTIHTG; encoded by the exons ATGTTTGTTAATCTGACGAGTGCAATAAAAACCCCACAAGTGAGCGATCTCAGCACCTGCGCACAGTTACCACTTgtaatgaagcacttactgaacagGCGGCACTCACCCCACCGGGCCGGCTTGGGCCAGCTGTACTGGGCAGTCACCTGCTGGGACAACCAAAGCACCTTTAGGATCCCCTCGCCCACTGATGGCTCTTCTCAAGACCTTTTTATCCAACTCATTTGCTACCTTCTGAGATCTCAGAGTTGGAAAAATGG GAGGCACTCcagaaaggaaaggagacag ATCGATGGCCTGGAAGAAAAGCTGTCCCAGTGTCGGAGGGACCTGGAGGCTGTGGACAACAGGCTCCACCGGGCAGAGCTGAGCCCAGAGGCCAG GaggtctctggagaaggagaaaaacagCTTGATGAATAAAGTTTCCAACTATG AGAAAGAGCTGAAGCTGCTTCGGCAAGAGAACCGGAAGAACATGCTGCTCTCTGTGGCCATCTTCATCCTCCTGACCCTCATCTACATCTACTGGACCAT TCACACAGGCTGA